In Pleurodeles waltl isolate 20211129_DDA chromosome 5, aPleWal1.hap1.20221129, whole genome shotgun sequence, one genomic interval encodes:
- the LOC138295924 gene encoding uncharacterized protein isoform X2 yields MAYLSGCNQTHVPEQHGLALEGQRLGRPADFSVPVEVRAPPAHRVEERAQSGAVRPTSRETSVHEFESFDHVLRDTRGIPASQSASTGLVPKDETTVQAVSAPKTSGQAVQGDRLSSRREVAGGLRRGCVSGPDGSCSVWIVGHSFVRWAEKQAASRHFGTQLDLDGARIRVIWVGKSGMRWDPTTFRHCP; encoded by the exons ATGGCATACCTTTCTGGGTGTAATCAGACCCATGTTCCTGAGCAGCACGGGTTGGCCTTGGAGGGTCAGCGGTTGGGGCGACCAGCTGATTTTTCGGTACCGGTGGAGGTCAGGGCACCTCCGGCACATCGGGTTGAAGAGAGGGCGCAATCCGGAGCGGTTCGCCCGACTTCGAGGGAGACATCAGTTCACGAATTTGAGTCTTTCGATCATGTTTTGCGAGATACTCGGGGGATTCCTGCTAGCCAGAGCGCTAGTACAGGCTTAGTTCCCAAAGACGAAACTACGGTGCAGGCTGTATCGGCTCCGAAGACGAGTGGACAGGCGGTCCAGGGCGATCGTCTGTCGTCACGACGTGAAGTGGCTGGCGGTTTGCGCAGAG GTTGTGTCAGTGGACCTGATGGGAGCTGTTCCGTCTGGATAGTTGGGCACTCTTTCGTACGGTGGGCGGAGAAGCAAGCTGCTTCCAGGCATTTTGGAACGCAACTTGATTTAGATGGAGCAAGAATTAGGGTCATCTGGGTGGGGAAGAGCGGCATGAGATGGG